One window of the Syngnathus typhle isolate RoL2023-S1 ecotype Sweden linkage group LG21, RoL_Styp_1.0, whole genome shotgun sequence genome contains the following:
- the LOC133145325 gene encoding diacylglycerol kinase iota-like isoform X1: protein MSLQKDLPGHGRMALPYFKKAISRLGLQHLGPLQVAPPPASNGPAKELRTRMDWTENAVNDDHLWMETSCSGELCYLGEDACLLKAAKSAPRRKCAACKIVVHTSCTEQLEKINFRCKPTFREGGSRCLRDNVLRHHWVHRRRQDGKCKQCGKSFQQKFFHSKEIIAISCSWCKQAFHNKVTCFMLHQIEEPCSLGAHAAVIVPPSWIIRVRKPQSLLKNSARRKRRTSFKRRTSKKGLDVSDTDGDLHVTSLPAARGADVPSLALPQESKWRPFMLKPLPSPLMKPILVLVNPKSGGNQGAKLLQMFMWILNPRQVFDLSQGGLREALDLYRKVPNLRILACGGDGTVGWILSTLDELQMKPQPPVAVLPLGTGNDLARTLNWGGGYTDEPVSKVLGQVEDGSVVQLDRWNLQVEQSHGAERQLQDGTQKLPLDVFNNYFSLGFDAHVTLEFHESREANPEKFNSRFRNKMFYAGAAFSDFLQRSSRDLSKHVRVVCDGTDLTPKIQDLKFQCIVFLNIPRYCAGTMPWGNTGDHRDFEPQRHDDGCIEVIGFTVASLAALQVGGHGERLHQCREVVLTTFKTVPVQVDGEPCRLAPSTLRISLRNQANMVQKSKRRTSVPLLNDPHAVPERLRLRVNRIGLHEYDRLQYDKERLRDISVPVGIVVVRGDCDLETCRLYIDRLREDLQQAPSLGHRVHYQDESRGMPRTTSAGRLSSSWSFLDSTSADRFYRIDKAQEHLHFVTEICQDEVFILDREGPAGGRVSSAGMPDLVAEPSAGAPLTPEEQALLTAASAGDLSTLSECVRHGVSLLVRDGAGCSALHKAARKGHAQLVVFILQQGSKVLLDLPDGEKGDTALHKAAWEKQHAVCRLLVEAGASLHKTNFQGKTPVEQAAGDLELTSYLSSQKTPSAPHEDLETAV from the exons atgtctctccaaaaggatcttcctggtcacggacgaatggcccttccatattttaa GAAAGCCATCTCACGGTTGGGCCTGCAACACCTGGGGCCGCTGCAGGTAGCCCCGCCTCCCGCCTCCAATGGCCCCGCCAAGGAGCTTCGCACCCGCATGGACTGGACG GAGAACGCCGTCAACGACGACCACCTGTGGATGGAGACCAGCTGCTCGGGCGAACTCTGCTACCTCGGGGAGGACGCCTGCCTGCTCAAGGCTGCG AAGTCTGCGcccaggaggaagtgcgccgccTGCAAGATCGTCGTCCACACCAGCTGCACCGAGCAGCTGGAGAAG ATCAACTTCAGGTGCAAGCCGACCTTCAGGGAAGGAGGCTCGCGGTGCCTGCGAGAT AACGTGCTGAGGCACCACTGGGTGCACCGCCGGCGCCAGGACGGCAAGTGCAAGCAGTGCGGGAAG AGCTTTCAGCAGAAGTTCTTCCACAGTAAAGAAATCATCGCCATCAGCTGTTCGTGGTGCAAGCAGGCT TTTCACAACAAGGTCACGTGCTTCATGCTGCACCAGATCGAGGAACCGTGCTCGCTGGGCGCCCACGCCGCCGTCATCGTGCCTCCGTCCTGGATCATCAGAGTCAGGAAACCGCAG AGCTTGCTCAAGAACTCGGCCAGGAGGAAAAGGCGCACGTCTTTCAAGCGCAGGACCAGCAAGAAGGGGCTGGACGTAAGCGACACGGATGGCGACTTGCACGTGACCTCCCTCCCGGCCGCCCGTGGCGCTGACGTTCCCTCCCTCGCCCTCCCTCAGGAGTCCAAATGGCGGCCGTTCATGCTGAAGCCGCTGCCCTCGCCGCTCATGAAGCCCATCCTGGTCCTCGTCAACCCCAAGAGCGGAGGCAACCAG GGCGCCAAGCTGCTCCAGATGTTCATGTGGATCCTGAACCCGCGGCAAGTCTTTGACCTGTCGCAGGGCGGCCTTCGGGAGGC GTTGGATTTGTATCGCAAAGTGCCAAACTTGAGGATCCTGGCCTGCGGTGGAGACGGCACG GTGGGCTGGATCCTGTCCACGCTGGACGAGCTACAGATGAAGCCGCAGCCTCCGGTGGCCGTCCTTCCTCTGGGAACAGGAAACGACCTCGCCAGGACGCTCAACTGGGGCGGG gGCTACACGGACGAGCCCGTGTCCAAGGTTCTGGGCCAGGTGGAGGACGGCTCGGTGGTGCAGCTGGACAGGTGGAACCTGCAGGTGGAGCAGAGCCACGGCGCCGAGCGGCAGCTCCAAGACGGCACGCAGAAG CTGCCCCTCGACGTCTTCAACAACTACTTCAGCCTGGGCTTCGACGCTCACGTCACGCTGGAGTTCCACGAGTCCAGAG AGGCCAACCCCGAAAAGTTTAACAGTCGCTTCCGCAACAAAATGTTCTACGCGGGG GCCGCCTTCTCCGATTTCCTCCAGAGAAGCTCGAGGGACTTGTCCAAGCACGTCCGAGTGGTG TGCGACGGCACCGACTTGACTCCCAAGATCCAAGATTTGAAATTCCAGTGCATcgtctttctaaacattcccAG GTACTGCGCGGGCACCATGCCCTGGGGGAACACCGGCGACCACCGCGACTTTGAGCCGCAGCGTCACGACGACGGCTGCATCGAGGTCATCGGCTTCACCGTGGCCTCGCTG GCGGCCCTGCAGGTGGGCGGTCACGGCGAGAGGCTCCACCAGTGCCGCGAGGTGGTCCTCACCACCTTCAAGACGGTGCCGGTGCAG GTGGACGGCGAGCCGTGCCGACTGGCGCCGTCCACGCTGCGCATCTCGCTGCGCAACCAGGCCAACATGgtccagaagagcaagagacgCACCTCGGTGCCGCTGCTCAACGA CCCCCACGCCGTCCCCGAGCGGCTTCGGCTGCGGGTCAACCGGATCGGCCTGCACGAGTACGACCGCTTGCAGTACGACAAAGAGCGGCTGCGGGACATCT CGGTTCCGGTGGGCATCGTGGTGGTGAGGGGCGACTGCGACTTGGAAACGTGCAGACTCTACATCGACAGACTGCGAGAG GACTTGCAGCAGGCGCCCTCTCTTGGCCACAGAGTGCATTACCAG GATGAGAGCCGGGGGATGCCTCGGACCACCTCGGCTGGCAGACTCTCTTCCAGCTGGAGCTTCTTGGATT ccaCATCGGCCGACCGCTTCTATCGCATCGACAAGGCCCAG GAGCACCTTCACTTTGTCACGGAAATCTGCCAGGACGAGGTGTTCATCCTGGACCGCGAGGGCCCGGCGGGGGGCCGGGTGTCATCGGCCGGGATGCCCGACCTGGTGGCGGAGCCCAGCGCCGG CGCGCCGTTGACTCCCGAGGAACAAG CGCTGTTGACGGCGGCGAGCGCCGGGGATCTCTCCACG TTGTCGGAGTGCGTGCGTCACGGCGTCAGCCTGCTGGTGCGAGACGGCGCCGGTTGCTCGGCCCTGCATAAAGCCGCGCGGAAAGGACACGCCCAGCTGGTGGTCTTCATCCTGCAGCAGG GATCCAAAGTGCTTCTCGACTTGCCCGACGGAGAAAA AGGGGACACGGCCTTGCACAAAGCCGCTTGGGAGAAGCAGCACGCCGTGTGTCGGCTGTTGGTGGAGGCGGGCGCGTCGCTTCACAAAACCAACTTTCAG GGGAAGACCCCGGTGGAGCAGGCGGCGGGCGACCTGGAGCTGACCTCCTACCTGAGCAGCCAAAAAACACCTTCGGCCCCCCACGAGGACTTGGAGACGGCAGTCTGA
- the LOC133145325 gene encoding diacylglycerol kinase iota-like isoform X4, protein MSLQKDLPGHGRMALPYFKKAISRLGLQHLGPLQVAPPPASNGPAKELRTRMDWTENAVNDDHLWMETSCSGELCYLGEDACLLKAAKSAPRRKCAACKIVVHTSCTEQLEKINFRCKPTFREGGSRCLRDNVLRHHWVHRRRQDGKCKQCGKSFQQKFFHSKEIIAISCSWCKQAIEEPCSLGAHAAVIVPPSWIIRVRKPQSLLKNSARRKRRTSFKRRTSKKGLDESKWRPFMLKPLPSPLMKPILVLVNPKSGGNQGAKLLQMFMWILNPRQVFDLSQGGLREALDLYRKVPNLRILACGGDGTVGWILSTLDELQMKPQPPVAVLPLGTGNDLARTLNWGGGYTDEPVSKVLGQVEDGSVVQLDRWNLQVEQSHGAERQLQDGTQKLPLDVFNNYFSLGFDAHVTLEFHESREANPEKFNSRFRNKMFYAGAAFSDFLQRSSRDLSKHVRVVCDGTDLTPKIQDLKFQCIVFLNIPRYCAGTMPWGNTGDHRDFEPQRHDDGCIEVIGFTVASLAALQVGGHGERLHQCREVVLTTFKTVPVQVDGEPCRLAPSTLRISLRNQANMVQKSKRRTSVPLLNDPHAVPERLRLRVNRIGLHEYDRLQYDKERLRDISVPVGIVVVRGDCDLETCRLYIDRLREDLQQAPSLGHRVHYQDESRGMPRTTSAGRLSSSWSFLDSTSADRFYRIDKAQEHLHFVTEICQDEVFILDREGPAGGRVSSAGMPDLVAEPSAGAPLTPEEQALLTAASAGDLSTLSECVRHGVSLLVRDGAGCSALHKAARKGHAQLVVFILQQGSKVLLDLPDGEKGDTALHKAAWEKQHAVCRLLVEAGASLHKTNFQGKTPVEQAAGDLELTSYLSSQKTPSAPHEDLETAV, encoded by the exons atgtctctccaaaaggatcttcctggtcacggacgaatggcccttccatattttaa GAAAGCCATCTCACGGTTGGGCCTGCAACACCTGGGGCCGCTGCAGGTAGCCCCGCCTCCCGCCTCCAATGGCCCCGCCAAGGAGCTTCGCACCCGCATGGACTGGACG GAGAACGCCGTCAACGACGACCACCTGTGGATGGAGACCAGCTGCTCGGGCGAACTCTGCTACCTCGGGGAGGACGCCTGCCTGCTCAAGGCTGCG AAGTCTGCGcccaggaggaagtgcgccgccTGCAAGATCGTCGTCCACACCAGCTGCACCGAGCAGCTGGAGAAG ATCAACTTCAGGTGCAAGCCGACCTTCAGGGAAGGAGGCTCGCGGTGCCTGCGAGAT AACGTGCTGAGGCACCACTGGGTGCACCGCCGGCGCCAGGACGGCAAGTGCAAGCAGTGCGGGAAG AGCTTTCAGCAGAAGTTCTTCCACAGTAAAGAAATCATCGCCATCAGCTGTTCGTGGTGCAAGCAGGCT ATCGAGGAACCGTGCTCGCTGGGCGCCCACGCCGCCGTCATCGTGCCTCCGTCCTGGATCATCAGAGTCAGGAAACCGCAG AGCTTGCTCAAGAACTCGGCCAGGAGGAAAAGGCGCACGTCTTTCAAGCGCAGGACCAGCAAGAAGGGGCTGGAC GAGTCCAAATGGCGGCCGTTCATGCTGAAGCCGCTGCCCTCGCCGCTCATGAAGCCCATCCTGGTCCTCGTCAACCCCAAGAGCGGAGGCAACCAG GGCGCCAAGCTGCTCCAGATGTTCATGTGGATCCTGAACCCGCGGCAAGTCTTTGACCTGTCGCAGGGCGGCCTTCGGGAGGC GTTGGATTTGTATCGCAAAGTGCCAAACTTGAGGATCCTGGCCTGCGGTGGAGACGGCACG GTGGGCTGGATCCTGTCCACGCTGGACGAGCTACAGATGAAGCCGCAGCCTCCGGTGGCCGTCCTTCCTCTGGGAACAGGAAACGACCTCGCCAGGACGCTCAACTGGGGCGGG gGCTACACGGACGAGCCCGTGTCCAAGGTTCTGGGCCAGGTGGAGGACGGCTCGGTGGTGCAGCTGGACAGGTGGAACCTGCAGGTGGAGCAGAGCCACGGCGCCGAGCGGCAGCTCCAAGACGGCACGCAGAAG CTGCCCCTCGACGTCTTCAACAACTACTTCAGCCTGGGCTTCGACGCTCACGTCACGCTGGAGTTCCACGAGTCCAGAG AGGCCAACCCCGAAAAGTTTAACAGTCGCTTCCGCAACAAAATGTTCTACGCGGGG GCCGCCTTCTCCGATTTCCTCCAGAGAAGCTCGAGGGACTTGTCCAAGCACGTCCGAGTGGTG TGCGACGGCACCGACTTGACTCCCAAGATCCAAGATTTGAAATTCCAGTGCATcgtctttctaaacattcccAG GTACTGCGCGGGCACCATGCCCTGGGGGAACACCGGCGACCACCGCGACTTTGAGCCGCAGCGTCACGACGACGGCTGCATCGAGGTCATCGGCTTCACCGTGGCCTCGCTG GCGGCCCTGCAGGTGGGCGGTCACGGCGAGAGGCTCCACCAGTGCCGCGAGGTGGTCCTCACCACCTTCAAGACGGTGCCGGTGCAG GTGGACGGCGAGCCGTGCCGACTGGCGCCGTCCACGCTGCGCATCTCGCTGCGCAACCAGGCCAACATGgtccagaagagcaagagacgCACCTCGGTGCCGCTGCTCAACGA CCCCCACGCCGTCCCCGAGCGGCTTCGGCTGCGGGTCAACCGGATCGGCCTGCACGAGTACGACCGCTTGCAGTACGACAAAGAGCGGCTGCGGGACATCT CGGTTCCGGTGGGCATCGTGGTGGTGAGGGGCGACTGCGACTTGGAAACGTGCAGACTCTACATCGACAGACTGCGAGAG GACTTGCAGCAGGCGCCCTCTCTTGGCCACAGAGTGCATTACCAG GATGAGAGCCGGGGGATGCCTCGGACCACCTCGGCTGGCAGACTCTCTTCCAGCTGGAGCTTCTTGGATT ccaCATCGGCCGACCGCTTCTATCGCATCGACAAGGCCCAG GAGCACCTTCACTTTGTCACGGAAATCTGCCAGGACGAGGTGTTCATCCTGGACCGCGAGGGCCCGGCGGGGGGCCGGGTGTCATCGGCCGGGATGCCCGACCTGGTGGCGGAGCCCAGCGCCGG CGCGCCGTTGACTCCCGAGGAACAAG CGCTGTTGACGGCGGCGAGCGCCGGGGATCTCTCCACG TTGTCGGAGTGCGTGCGTCACGGCGTCAGCCTGCTGGTGCGAGACGGCGCCGGTTGCTCGGCCCTGCATAAAGCCGCGCGGAAAGGACACGCCCAGCTGGTGGTCTTCATCCTGCAGCAGG GATCCAAAGTGCTTCTCGACTTGCCCGACGGAGAAAA AGGGGACACGGCCTTGCACAAAGCCGCTTGGGAGAAGCAGCACGCCGTGTGTCGGCTGTTGGTGGAGGCGGGCGCGTCGCTTCACAAAACCAACTTTCAG GGGAAGACCCCGGTGGAGCAGGCGGCGGGCGACCTGGAGCTGACCTCCTACCTGAGCAGCCAAAAAACACCTTCGGCCCCCCACGAGGACTTGGAGACGGCAGTCTGA
- the LOC133145325 gene encoding diacylglycerol kinase iota-like isoform X3 has translation MSLQKDLPGHGRMALPYFKKAISRLGLQHLGPLQVAPPPASNGPAKELRTRMDWTENAVNDDHLWMETSCSGELCYLGEDACLLKAAKSAPRRKCAACKIVVHTSCTEQLEKINFRCKPTFREGGSRCLRDNVLRHHWVHRRRQDGKCKQCGKSFQQKFFHSKEIIAISCSWCKQAFHNKVTCFMLHQIEEPCSLGAHAAVIVPPSWIIRVRKPQSLLKNSARRKRRTSFKRRTSKKGLDESKWRPFMLKPLPSPLMKPILVLVNPKSGGNQGAKLLQMFMWILNPRQVFDLSQGGLREALDLYRKVPNLRILACGGDGTVGWILSTLDELQMKPQPPVAVLPLGTGNDLARTLNWGGGYTDEPVSKVLGQVEDGSVVQLDRWNLQVEQSHGAERQLQDGTQKLPLDVFNNYFSLGFDAHVTLEFHESREANPEKFNSRFRNKMFYAGAAFSDFLQRSSRDLSKHVRVVCDGTDLTPKIQDLKFQCIVFLNIPRYCAGTMPWGNTGDHRDFEPQRHDDGCIEVIGFTVASLAALQVGGHGERLHQCREVVLTTFKTVPVQVDGEPCRLAPSTLRISLRNQANMVQKSKRRTSVPLLNDPHAVPERLRLRVNRIGLHEYDRLQYDKERLRDISVPVGIVVVRGDCDLETCRLYIDRLREDLQQAPSLGHRVHYQDESRGMPRTTSAGRLSSSWSFLDSTSADRFYRIDKAQEHLHFVTEICQDEVFILDREGPAGGRVSSAGMPDLVAEPSAGAPLTPEEQALLTAASAGDLSTLSECVRHGVSLLVRDGAGCSALHKAARKGHAQLVVFILQQGSKVLLDLPDGEKGDTALHKAAWEKQHAVCRLLVEAGASLHKTNFQGKTPVEQAAGDLELTSYLSSQKTPSAPHEDLETAV, from the exons atgtctctccaaaaggatcttcctggtcacggacgaatggcccttccatattttaa GAAAGCCATCTCACGGTTGGGCCTGCAACACCTGGGGCCGCTGCAGGTAGCCCCGCCTCCCGCCTCCAATGGCCCCGCCAAGGAGCTTCGCACCCGCATGGACTGGACG GAGAACGCCGTCAACGACGACCACCTGTGGATGGAGACCAGCTGCTCGGGCGAACTCTGCTACCTCGGGGAGGACGCCTGCCTGCTCAAGGCTGCG AAGTCTGCGcccaggaggaagtgcgccgccTGCAAGATCGTCGTCCACACCAGCTGCACCGAGCAGCTGGAGAAG ATCAACTTCAGGTGCAAGCCGACCTTCAGGGAAGGAGGCTCGCGGTGCCTGCGAGAT AACGTGCTGAGGCACCACTGGGTGCACCGCCGGCGCCAGGACGGCAAGTGCAAGCAGTGCGGGAAG AGCTTTCAGCAGAAGTTCTTCCACAGTAAAGAAATCATCGCCATCAGCTGTTCGTGGTGCAAGCAGGCT TTTCACAACAAGGTCACGTGCTTCATGCTGCACCAGATCGAGGAACCGTGCTCGCTGGGCGCCCACGCCGCCGTCATCGTGCCTCCGTCCTGGATCATCAGAGTCAGGAAACCGCAG AGCTTGCTCAAGAACTCGGCCAGGAGGAAAAGGCGCACGTCTTTCAAGCGCAGGACCAGCAAGAAGGGGCTGGAC GAGTCCAAATGGCGGCCGTTCATGCTGAAGCCGCTGCCCTCGCCGCTCATGAAGCCCATCCTGGTCCTCGTCAACCCCAAGAGCGGAGGCAACCAG GGCGCCAAGCTGCTCCAGATGTTCATGTGGATCCTGAACCCGCGGCAAGTCTTTGACCTGTCGCAGGGCGGCCTTCGGGAGGC GTTGGATTTGTATCGCAAAGTGCCAAACTTGAGGATCCTGGCCTGCGGTGGAGACGGCACG GTGGGCTGGATCCTGTCCACGCTGGACGAGCTACAGATGAAGCCGCAGCCTCCGGTGGCCGTCCTTCCTCTGGGAACAGGAAACGACCTCGCCAGGACGCTCAACTGGGGCGGG gGCTACACGGACGAGCCCGTGTCCAAGGTTCTGGGCCAGGTGGAGGACGGCTCGGTGGTGCAGCTGGACAGGTGGAACCTGCAGGTGGAGCAGAGCCACGGCGCCGAGCGGCAGCTCCAAGACGGCACGCAGAAG CTGCCCCTCGACGTCTTCAACAACTACTTCAGCCTGGGCTTCGACGCTCACGTCACGCTGGAGTTCCACGAGTCCAGAG AGGCCAACCCCGAAAAGTTTAACAGTCGCTTCCGCAACAAAATGTTCTACGCGGGG GCCGCCTTCTCCGATTTCCTCCAGAGAAGCTCGAGGGACTTGTCCAAGCACGTCCGAGTGGTG TGCGACGGCACCGACTTGACTCCCAAGATCCAAGATTTGAAATTCCAGTGCATcgtctttctaaacattcccAG GTACTGCGCGGGCACCATGCCCTGGGGGAACACCGGCGACCACCGCGACTTTGAGCCGCAGCGTCACGACGACGGCTGCATCGAGGTCATCGGCTTCACCGTGGCCTCGCTG GCGGCCCTGCAGGTGGGCGGTCACGGCGAGAGGCTCCACCAGTGCCGCGAGGTGGTCCTCACCACCTTCAAGACGGTGCCGGTGCAG GTGGACGGCGAGCCGTGCCGACTGGCGCCGTCCACGCTGCGCATCTCGCTGCGCAACCAGGCCAACATGgtccagaagagcaagagacgCACCTCGGTGCCGCTGCTCAACGA CCCCCACGCCGTCCCCGAGCGGCTTCGGCTGCGGGTCAACCGGATCGGCCTGCACGAGTACGACCGCTTGCAGTACGACAAAGAGCGGCTGCGGGACATCT CGGTTCCGGTGGGCATCGTGGTGGTGAGGGGCGACTGCGACTTGGAAACGTGCAGACTCTACATCGACAGACTGCGAGAG GACTTGCAGCAGGCGCCCTCTCTTGGCCACAGAGTGCATTACCAG GATGAGAGCCGGGGGATGCCTCGGACCACCTCGGCTGGCAGACTCTCTTCCAGCTGGAGCTTCTTGGATT ccaCATCGGCCGACCGCTTCTATCGCATCGACAAGGCCCAG GAGCACCTTCACTTTGTCACGGAAATCTGCCAGGACGAGGTGTTCATCCTGGACCGCGAGGGCCCGGCGGGGGGCCGGGTGTCATCGGCCGGGATGCCCGACCTGGTGGCGGAGCCCAGCGCCGG CGCGCCGTTGACTCCCGAGGAACAAG CGCTGTTGACGGCGGCGAGCGCCGGGGATCTCTCCACG TTGTCGGAGTGCGTGCGTCACGGCGTCAGCCTGCTGGTGCGAGACGGCGCCGGTTGCTCGGCCCTGCATAAAGCCGCGCGGAAAGGACACGCCCAGCTGGTGGTCTTCATCCTGCAGCAGG GATCCAAAGTGCTTCTCGACTTGCCCGACGGAGAAAA AGGGGACACGGCCTTGCACAAAGCCGCTTGGGAGAAGCAGCACGCCGTGTGTCGGCTGTTGGTGGAGGCGGGCGCGTCGCTTCACAAAACCAACTTTCAG GGGAAGACCCCGGTGGAGCAGGCGGCGGGCGACCTGGAGCTGACCTCCTACCTGAGCAGCCAAAAAACACCTTCGGCCCCCCACGAGGACTTGGAGACGGCAGTCTGA
- the LOC133145325 gene encoding diacylglycerol kinase iota-like isoform X2: MSLQKDLPGHGRMALPYFKKAISRLGLQHLGPLQVAPPPASNGPAKELRTRMDWTENAVNDDHLWMETSCSGELCYLGEDACLLKAAKSAPRRKCAACKIVVHTSCTEQLEKINFRCKPTFREGGSRCLRDNVLRHHWVHRRRQDGKCKQCGKSFQQKFFHSKEIIAISCSWCKQAVSWAQIGIVARERACPPSERNAVRLETKHIEEPCSLGAHAAVIVPPSWIIRVRKPQSLLKNSARRKRRTSFKRRTSKKGLDESKWRPFMLKPLPSPLMKPILVLVNPKSGGNQGAKLLQMFMWILNPRQVFDLSQGGLREALDLYRKVPNLRILACGGDGTVGWILSTLDELQMKPQPPVAVLPLGTGNDLARTLNWGGGYTDEPVSKVLGQVEDGSVVQLDRWNLQVEQSHGAERQLQDGTQKLPLDVFNNYFSLGFDAHVTLEFHESREANPEKFNSRFRNKMFYAGAAFSDFLQRSSRDLSKHVRVVCDGTDLTPKIQDLKFQCIVFLNIPRYCAGTMPWGNTGDHRDFEPQRHDDGCIEVIGFTVASLAALQVGGHGERLHQCREVVLTTFKTVPVQVDGEPCRLAPSTLRISLRNQANMVQKSKRRTSVPLLNDPHAVPERLRLRVNRIGLHEYDRLQYDKERLRDISVPVGIVVVRGDCDLETCRLYIDRLREDLQQAPSLGHRVHYQDESRGMPRTTSAGRLSSSWSFLDSTSADRFYRIDKAQEHLHFVTEICQDEVFILDREGPAGGRVSSAGMPDLVAEPSAGAPLTPEEQALLTAASAGDLSTLSECVRHGVSLLVRDGAGCSALHKAARKGHAQLVVFILQQGSKVLLDLPDGEKGDTALHKAAWEKQHAVCRLLVEAGASLHKTNFQGKTPVEQAAGDLELTSYLSSQKTPSAPHEDLETAV; the protein is encoded by the exons atgtctctccaaaaggatcttcctggtcacggacgaatggcccttccatattttaa GAAAGCCATCTCACGGTTGGGCCTGCAACACCTGGGGCCGCTGCAGGTAGCCCCGCCTCCCGCCTCCAATGGCCCCGCCAAGGAGCTTCGCACCCGCATGGACTGGACG GAGAACGCCGTCAACGACGACCACCTGTGGATGGAGACCAGCTGCTCGGGCGAACTCTGCTACCTCGGGGAGGACGCCTGCCTGCTCAAGGCTGCG AAGTCTGCGcccaggaggaagtgcgccgccTGCAAGATCGTCGTCCACACCAGCTGCACCGAGCAGCTGGAGAAG ATCAACTTCAGGTGCAAGCCGACCTTCAGGGAAGGAGGCTCGCGGTGCCTGCGAGAT AACGTGCTGAGGCACCACTGGGTGCACCGCCGGCGCCAGGACGGCAAGTGCAAGCAGTGCGGGAAG AGCTTTCAGCAGAAGTTCTTCCACAGTAAAGAAATCATCGCCATCAGCTGTTCGTGGTGCAAGCAGGCTGTGAGTTGGGCTCAAATTGGAATTGTCGCGCGCGAGCGGGCTTGCCCACCATCTGAGCGAAATGCCGTCAGACTAGAAACAAAACAT ATCGAGGAACCGTGCTCGCTGGGCGCCCACGCCGCCGTCATCGTGCCTCCGTCCTGGATCATCAGAGTCAGGAAACCGCAG AGCTTGCTCAAGAACTCGGCCAGGAGGAAAAGGCGCACGTCTTTCAAGCGCAGGACCAGCAAGAAGGGGCTGGAC GAGTCCAAATGGCGGCCGTTCATGCTGAAGCCGCTGCCCTCGCCGCTCATGAAGCCCATCCTGGTCCTCGTCAACCCCAAGAGCGGAGGCAACCAG GGCGCCAAGCTGCTCCAGATGTTCATGTGGATCCTGAACCCGCGGCAAGTCTTTGACCTGTCGCAGGGCGGCCTTCGGGAGGC GTTGGATTTGTATCGCAAAGTGCCAAACTTGAGGATCCTGGCCTGCGGTGGAGACGGCACG GTGGGCTGGATCCTGTCCACGCTGGACGAGCTACAGATGAAGCCGCAGCCTCCGGTGGCCGTCCTTCCTCTGGGAACAGGAAACGACCTCGCCAGGACGCTCAACTGGGGCGGG gGCTACACGGACGAGCCCGTGTCCAAGGTTCTGGGCCAGGTGGAGGACGGCTCGGTGGTGCAGCTGGACAGGTGGAACCTGCAGGTGGAGCAGAGCCACGGCGCCGAGCGGCAGCTCCAAGACGGCACGCAGAAG CTGCCCCTCGACGTCTTCAACAACTACTTCAGCCTGGGCTTCGACGCTCACGTCACGCTGGAGTTCCACGAGTCCAGAG AGGCCAACCCCGAAAAGTTTAACAGTCGCTTCCGCAACAAAATGTTCTACGCGGGG GCCGCCTTCTCCGATTTCCTCCAGAGAAGCTCGAGGGACTTGTCCAAGCACGTCCGAGTGGTG TGCGACGGCACCGACTTGACTCCCAAGATCCAAGATTTGAAATTCCAGTGCATcgtctttctaaacattcccAG GTACTGCGCGGGCACCATGCCCTGGGGGAACACCGGCGACCACCGCGACTTTGAGCCGCAGCGTCACGACGACGGCTGCATCGAGGTCATCGGCTTCACCGTGGCCTCGCTG GCGGCCCTGCAGGTGGGCGGTCACGGCGAGAGGCTCCACCAGTGCCGCGAGGTGGTCCTCACCACCTTCAAGACGGTGCCGGTGCAG GTGGACGGCGAGCCGTGCCGACTGGCGCCGTCCACGCTGCGCATCTCGCTGCGCAACCAGGCCAACATGgtccagaagagcaagagacgCACCTCGGTGCCGCTGCTCAACGA CCCCCACGCCGTCCCCGAGCGGCTTCGGCTGCGGGTCAACCGGATCGGCCTGCACGAGTACGACCGCTTGCAGTACGACAAAGAGCGGCTGCGGGACATCT CGGTTCCGGTGGGCATCGTGGTGGTGAGGGGCGACTGCGACTTGGAAACGTGCAGACTCTACATCGACAGACTGCGAGAG GACTTGCAGCAGGCGCCCTCTCTTGGCCACAGAGTGCATTACCAG GATGAGAGCCGGGGGATGCCTCGGACCACCTCGGCTGGCAGACTCTCTTCCAGCTGGAGCTTCTTGGATT ccaCATCGGCCGACCGCTTCTATCGCATCGACAAGGCCCAG GAGCACCTTCACTTTGTCACGGAAATCTGCCAGGACGAGGTGTTCATCCTGGACCGCGAGGGCCCGGCGGGGGGCCGGGTGTCATCGGCCGGGATGCCCGACCTGGTGGCGGAGCCCAGCGCCGG CGCGCCGTTGACTCCCGAGGAACAAG CGCTGTTGACGGCGGCGAGCGCCGGGGATCTCTCCACG TTGTCGGAGTGCGTGCGTCACGGCGTCAGCCTGCTGGTGCGAGACGGCGCCGGTTGCTCGGCCCTGCATAAAGCCGCGCGGAAAGGACACGCCCAGCTGGTGGTCTTCATCCTGCAGCAGG GATCCAAAGTGCTTCTCGACTTGCCCGACGGAGAAAA AGGGGACACGGCCTTGCACAAAGCCGCTTGGGAGAAGCAGCACGCCGTGTGTCGGCTGTTGGTGGAGGCGGGCGCGTCGCTTCACAAAACCAACTTTCAG GGGAAGACCCCGGTGGAGCAGGCGGCGGGCGACCTGGAGCTGACCTCCTACCTGAGCAGCCAAAAAACACCTTCGGCCCCCCACGAGGACTTGGAGACGGCAGTCTGA